TCACCCAGATAGAAGGGATAGGCGAAGGTTCCCCACACCGCGTCGGTGAAGCGGTAGCTGAGGATCAGCGCCAGTACGAGGATTGCGGCCCATTTCAGCCGCCCGACCAGCTCGGCAAGCGGCAGGACAAGCGCGCCATAGCCATGATCGAGTACACGATCGATCCCGGTTCGGGCGGGCTCGGCGGCATCGAGCACATGCTTGCCTGTCTTGCGCCAATGTTCGAGCACGGCAGCGATGATTGATGGGACGATCACCGTCGCGGCGACGATCAGCGGGCCATAGAATTGTATGAACTCGGTCGGATTGGGACGGTCCTCGGGCGCCGCGCCAAGCGAGCGGACCATGAAGACGATCACCGTCACCAGCGCCCAGCTCCACAGCAGGCCGACCACGATCAGCGCGGTCGCGCGAACCCTGGGCTTGAGCTCGCCCGGTGCGCGCAGGCCGTGATCGGTCATGCCGTCGGCTTCGGCCGGACGCGGCGTATCGGGCGCGAAGAACGTGATGCACAGGATCACCAGCATCGCCACGCCCATGCCGAAATAGACGGCGGGCCAGCCGGTGCGCTCGGCGATGATCAGCGCGAGCGCCCCGCCCGCCAGCGCGGCGATACGGTATCCGAGCTGATAAACGGTCGAGAGAATGTCGAGCGTCGCGATCTCGTCCGCGACATCGACGCGCCAGGCGTCGATCGTAATGTCCTGACTTGCCGAAGCAAAGGCGCCGACTCCGGCGAGCAGCGAGAACCAGCCCAGCGACGTCTGCGGGTTGAGCAGCGAAAGCACAATGAGGATCATGCCGAGCAGGAACTGCGCGGGGATCAGCCAGCTCTTGCGTCGCCCGAGACGCTCGAGTCCGGGAATCGCGGTCCGGTCGATTACCGGCGACCAGAGAAACTTGAACGCATAAGCAAGCCCGATCAGCGAGAAGACGCCCATCGTCTCGAGGTCCACCTGGGCATCGCTGAGCCAGGCGTAGAGCGTGCCGAGCAGCAAGGCGTAGGGCAGCCCGGCGGCAAAGCCGAATGCCAGCATGACGCCGATCTTGCGATTGGTGAATGCAGCGCCAAGCAGCGCCAGCCCCCTGGGCTTTTGCCGTTCGTCGCCGGTTTGCGCGTCGCTCATGATCCCTCCCGCGATGTCGGGGCGACCCTAACGCGAAACGCGGCGAAGCAAAGGAAAGATCGTCCCGGAACGAGGGCTATGCCGATCGGCTCCCGTCACGCGGCTTTGTCGAACAGTCGGAATTGCGGGGGCAGACGGCGCGGCGTTTCGCCGCGCACCACCGCTTCGATGGCTTCGATCGCCAGCAGAAGGTCGCGCTGATGATAGGGTTTGGAAAGGCAGCCGGCAGCGAATGCCGCCGCTTCGCCGGGCGACTGGCCGGTAACGAACAGCACCGGGATACCGCGGTCCGCCGCTGCTCGGGCCACATCGATACCACTCCCGTCGGCCAGGTGAATATCGGCAAGCACCAGATCGAGCGGAGTCCGGGATGCGATGACGCGAACGGCATGCGCGACCGAATCGACCGTCGCCATGACTTCATAGCCTTCATCGCTCAGGAAATGCTCGTTTTCGAACGCGACCAGCGGCTCGTCCTCGACGACCAGCAGCCGCGCGAGGTGGCGCTTCTTCTTTCCGAACAACATCCTGTGAACTACCACCCTTTCCCTGTCGCAACGCACCGAAGGCGATTTCGATCATTTTCCGCGCAGCGCCCGATCGCCCGGTTCGATTGCTTTGGCTGGTGGCGACAAAGCCGCTATAGGCTCGCACCGTGTCGCTATCCAAGTCCCGAGAACCGCAACGAATCGCGAAGCTGCTGGCCCGTGCCGGAATTGCGTCGCGCCGTGAGATCGAACGCATGATCGCCGAGGGGCGCATCGCCATCGACGGGGTGCCGCTCGATACCCCGGCGACTCTGATCACGTCGCTTCGTGGCGTGACGGTCGACGGCAAGCCGGTGAAGGCGCCCGATCCGGCGCGCCTTTTCCGCTTTCACAAGCCCGCCGGCGTGCTGACCGCCGCGAGCGACCCCAAGGGCCGCGCGACGATCTACGATCGATTGCCGAAGGGGCTGCCCCGGCTGATGCCCGTCGGTCGGCTCGACCTCAACACGGAGGGGCTGCTGCTGATGACCACCGACGGCGGGTTGAAGCGCCAGCTTGAACTGCCCGCCAGCGGTGTCGAACGCAGCTATCGCGCACGCGCTTATGGTGACGTCACGCAGGCGCAACTCGAGGAACTAATCGAAGGCGTCGAGATCGATGGCGTCCGCTATGGTCAGATCGACGCCAATCTGGAACGGCGCACCGGCGCGAATGTCTGGATCGAACTGACGTTGACCGAAGGCAAGAATCGCGAAGTCCGGCGAGTCCTGGAATATCTCGGGCTGCAGGTCTCCCGCCTGATCCGCACGCGCTATGGCCCTTTCCATCTCGCCGACCTTCCCACTGGCGCGGTGGATGAGATCCGACAGCATGATCTGGTGCTGTTCCGCAAGACACTGGAAGGATCCGGCGGCGGCAAGGCGGCGTCCAACCTGCAGCTTGCCCACAAGCCCTATGCGCCACCGGTTCCCGAGGCAGCCGAACCGACGAAGCCGAGCAGGACGGATACCGACCCGCGCCGCAAGACGCGTTCCGGCGCGGCGACCAAGGCGAAGCCGAAAGCGCGGCCCGAACGCAAGCCGCGCCCGGAATTTGCCGAGGATCGCCCGCAGGGCAAGCTCGGCCCCCGCCCGTCGCGCAAACCCGAAGGGCGCGACGAGGCCGGACGCGGCGATCGCGGCCGCAAGCCCACCGATCGCAAGACGTCCGAGCGGCCCGGCAAAGCGAGCGCGCCCGATGGCGGCCGTCGCCGCCCCTCCGCGGCGGGCAATCGCCCGCCGCGCTCGCGTGGGCCGAAGCGCTGATGCGAGTCATTGCCGGCCAATGGCGCGGACGACCGCTGGCAGCGCCGAAGGGCGGCGCGACGCGGCCGACCGCCGATCGCACTCGCGAAGCGCTGTTCTCAATGCTGACGAGCCGGATCGGCGATTTCGAAGGGCTCGCTGTGGGGGACTTCTTCGCGGGATCTGGCGCGCTGGGCTTCGAAGCCTTGTCCCGAGGCGCGGCGTCGTGCCTGTTCGTCGAACAGGATCGCGCCGCGCTCGACGCGTTGCGCGCCAATGCCGAAAAGCTCGGCGTGCGGCCCGATATCCGCGCGACCTCGGTGCTGGCGCTCGGTCCCGCCCCCGCGCCGCTCGACCTCATCATGATGGATCCGCCCTATGGCAGCGGTGCGGGTGCCGTCGCGCTCGACAAGCTGTCGCGACTCGGATGGACCGGGCCCGCGACCTGGGTGAGCATCGAAACTGCCAAGGACGAGACAATCGACGTCGCCGGGTTCGCAATCAATGCCGAGCGCAAATACGGCAAGGCAAAGATCACGCTGCTGCGTCAGTCCTGACGAATTTCGCCGCCAGTTCGACATGCGTCGACCAGCGAAACTGCCCCACCGGCTGGACCCATTCGAGCCGATACCCGCCCTTGCAAATCGTCTCGGCATCACGTGCGAAGGTACTGGGATTGCACGAAACATAAGCAACAACCGGTGCCGATGATCCGGCCAGTTCGGGGGCCTGTTCCTTCGCGCCCGCGCGCGGTGGATCAAGGATAACCGCATCGAACCGGCTGAGATCGGAGGAAGGGACCGGACGGCGGAAGAGATCGCGATGCTCGGCCAGCAGCATGCGCTGCGCCCGTCCGCCGGCGGTCTTGAGCGACAGCAGCGCGTCGCGCGCGCCTTCGGCCGCATAGACCTTCGCCTTGGGGAATGAGAGCGCGAACGTGCCGAGCCCGGCGAACAGATCGGCGATCGCTCCGGCATCGCCGACGATTTCGCGCACCGCCGCGACCAGCGCCGCTTCCCCCTCGGCCGTCGCCTGGAGAAAGCCGCCGATGGGCAGCGGCACCGGGACGCCGCCCAGCGTGATCGTAACCGGTTCGGGTTCCCAGCGCGGCTGTGGTCCGTAGCCGTCGTCGATCGCCAGCCGGGCGAGCCTGTGGCGGCCGGCAAAGGCAGTGAGCGCCTCGGCATTGGCCAGCCCTTCGGCCTTCACTGCCGAGATGGACACATCAACTCCCTGGTCGGTCATCGAAAGCTGCACGTCCGATCGTGCATTGCCGAGCATCGTCGAAAGCAGTCCGCGCAACGGCGCGAGCAGCGCGAAGAGTTCGGGCGCCAACACCCAGCATTCGGACAGATCGATCAGGTGATGGCTCGTCTGCTTCGTAAAGCCGAGATGCACCTGCCGTCCGCGCCGCTCCGCGTGGAAGGTCGCGCGCCGCCGGGTGCGCGGCGGCGAAAGGATCGGCGCGCGAATCTCGGTCTCCAGGCTATGCGCGGCAAGCGCGCCGGCAACGCGCTGGACGATGAAGCCGGACCAGCTCTCGTCGTCGAGATGCTGGAGCTGACACCCGCCGCATTCCGGGAAGTGACGGCATGGCGGCTCGTGGTGATGCGGGCCGGGAATGACGGTCCCGTCCGCCTTCACCATATCGCCCGGCGCCGCAAGCGGCACATGGCGTCCGGTTCCGGTGACGCCGTCGCCGCGCGACGCGACATGGAGGATGGTATCGGCTTCGCTCACAGACATTCGGCTATGGCGCGCGGCAGATTCGCGATCAAGTCGTCGGCGTGGAAGGCGGGACCGCAAAGCTGCGCGGCGCGGCCATGAAGCCACACCGCAGCTTCGCACGCCTCCAGATGCGAAAGCGCGCCGCCGGCAAGCTGCGTGGCCAGCGTTCCGGCCAGAACGTCGCCGGTCCCGGCCGTGGAAAGCCAGGGCGATCCATTGGCGCCCAGAATGACCTCGCCCGATGGCGCGGCAATCACGGTATCACCGCCCTTGTGAATGATATGCGCGCCGCTCTCCTTCGCTCCCGCGATCGTCCGCTCGATCTTGCTGCCGCCTCCCGGACCGAACATCCTGTCGAACTCGCCGCTGTGCGGGGTCAGCACCTTCGGCGCGCGTCGATCCGACAGCCGCGCTCCGGCGTCGGTTCCAAGCAGCGAAAGCGCGTCGCCATCGAGTATCAGCGCGTGCGAAGAGGACAATGCCAGATCGAGCATACGACGCGCATTCTGCCCGCGACCGAGCCCGGGTCCGACAACCACCGCCCCGATGCGGCTATCGTCCAGCAATTCCGTCATCGTTTCCGGCGTCGTCACTCGCCGACGCACGATCGCATGGGGTTGTCCATCGCTCGCCGTGTCGCCGGCAAGGATGACATAGCCCGCTCCGCTTGCCGCGGCGCAGGCGCTTAACCGCGCCGCGCCGGGCATCTCGCCTTCGATCACAACCACCAGGCCGCGACTATATTTGTTGGCCCTGGCCGACGGGCGGGCAAGCGCCGGACGCGCCAGGCTATGCCACGCGCTTTCCACAGGAATGCCGATATCGGCCAGCATCACCGCCCCGCATCCGGCCAGCCCGTCGCCGATGCAATGGACCGGCTTCAGTGCGCCGAGCGCCACTGTGCGATCCGCGGTGACGGGGGAGCCGAGATCGTCGCCGCTATCGGTATCGAACCCGCTGGGAATGTCGATCGACAACACGAACTGCGCACCTTCCACCAGCGTTCGCAACCGATCCCCCAGGTCGGGCGTGAAGGGCCGGGCCTTGCCGATGCCGAGCAACCCATCGACCAGGAATGCGCGGGGGGCTGCGTCTTCCAGCGCGACGGTTCGGCCCTCCCATCGACTACGCATATGCGCGGCCGCGCCCGCCTTGGCATCGCCCA
This genomic interval from Sphingosinithalassobacter tenebrarum contains the following:
- the rsmD gene encoding 16S rRNA (guanine(966)-N(2))-methyltransferase RsmD — its product is MRVIAGQWRGRPLAAPKGGATRPTADRTREALFSMLTSRIGDFEGLAVGDFFAGSGALGFEALSRGAASCLFVEQDRAALDALRANAEKLGVRPDIRATSVLALGPAPAPLDLIMMDPPYGSGAGAVALDKLSRLGWTGPATWVSIETAKDETIDVAGFAINAERKYGKAKITLLRQS
- a CDS encoding NAD(P)H-hydrate epimerase, yielding MIPPGVPVVSAAAMVAAEQAVFAAGASQIELMERAGTAVAREALRFANQRPVLVLAGPGNNGGDGYVAARLLEEAGLDVTVATMGDAKAGAAAHMRSRWEGRTVALEDAAPRAFLVDGLLGIGKARPFTPDLGDRLRTLVEGAQFVLSIDIPSGFDTDSGDDLGSPVTADRTVALGALKPVHCIGDGLAGCGAVMLADIGIPVESAWHSLARPALARPSARANKYSRGLVVVIEGEMPGAARLSACAAASGAGYVILAGDTASDGQPHAIVRRRVTTPETMTELLDDSRIGAVVVGPGLGRGQNARRMLDLALSSSHALILDGDALSLLGTDAGARLSDRRAPKVLTPHSGEFDRMFGPGGGSKIERTIAGAKESGAHIIHKGGDTVIAAPSGEVILGANGSPWLSTAGTGDVLAGTLATQLAGGALSHLEACEAAVWLHGRAAQLCGPAFHADDLIANLPRAIAECL
- a CDS encoding pseudouridine synthase, with the protein product MSLSKSREPQRIAKLLARAGIASRREIERMIAEGRIAIDGVPLDTPATLITSLRGVTVDGKPVKAPDPARLFRFHKPAGVLTAASDPKGRATIYDRLPKGLPRLMPVGRLDLNTEGLLLMTTDGGLKRQLELPASGVERSYRARAYGDVTQAQLEELIEGVEIDGVRYGQIDANLERRTGANVWIELTLTEGKNREVRRVLEYLGLQVSRLIRTRYGPFHLADLPTGAVDEIRQHDLVLFRKTLEGSGGGKAASNLQLAHKPYAPPVPEAAEPTKPSRTDTDPRRKTRSGAATKAKPKARPERKPRPEFAEDRPQGKLGPRPSRKPEGRDEAGRGDRGRKPTDRKTSERPGKASAPDGGRRRPSAAGNRPPRSRGPKR
- a CDS encoding response regulator, producing the protein MLFGKKKRHLARLLVVEDEPLVAFENEHFLSDEGYEVMATVDSVAHAVRVIASRTPLDLVLADIHLADGSGIDVARAAADRGIPVLFVTGQSPGEAAAFAAGCLSKPYHQRDLLLAIEAIEAVVRGETPRRLPPQFRLFDKAA
- a CDS encoding AmpG family muropeptide MFS transporter; this translates as MSDAQTGDERQKPRGLALLGAAFTNRKIGVMLAFGFAAGLPYALLLGTLYAWLSDAQVDLETMGVFSLIGLAYAFKFLWSPVIDRTAIPGLERLGRRKSWLIPAQFLLGMILIVLSLLNPQTSLGWFSLLAGVGAFASASQDITIDAWRVDVADEIATLDILSTVYQLGYRIAALAGGALALIIAERTGWPAVYFGMGVAMLVILCITFFAPDTPRPAEADGMTDHGLRAPGELKPRVRATALIVVGLLWSWALVTVIVFMVRSLGAAPEDRPNPTEFIQFYGPLIVAATVIVPSIIAAVLEHWRKTGKHVLDAAEPARTGIDRVLDHGYGALVLPLAELVGRLKWAAILVLALILSYRFTDAVWGTFAYPFYLGELQYTHDEVAIASKFFGVGMTMLGITLSAVLFSWIGRMATVVLGAVIAAASNILYADLAQGGGGLDAFGHFTGIYRIFEVFGSDDRFSRLLLAISGENISGGIAGAAFVAYLSSIASKRYSAVQYALLSSLTFLVGSLGRSALGKAIEDNGYAWVFYLTAAIGMIAVVLAALEWMRERANAYRDVAPPTNAEAEPAR
- a CDS encoding class I SAM-dependent RNA methyltransferase: MSVSEADTILHVASRGDGVTGTGRHVPLAAPGDMVKADGTVIPGPHHHEPPCRHFPECGGCQLQHLDDESWSGFIVQRVAGALAAHSLETEIRAPILSPPRTRRRATFHAERRGRQVHLGFTKQTSHHLIDLSECWVLAPELFALLAPLRGLLSTMLGNARSDVQLSMTDQGVDVSISAVKAEGLANAEALTAFAGRHRLARLAIDDGYGPQPRWEPEPVTITLGGVPVPLPIGGFLQATAEGEAALVAAVREIVGDAGAIADLFAGLGTFALSFPKAKVYAAEGARDALLSLKTAGGRAQRMLLAEHRDLFRRPVPSSDLSRFDAVILDPPRAGAKEQAPELAGSSAPVVAYVSCNPSTFARDAETICKGGYRLEWVQPVGQFRWSTHVELAAKFVRTDAAA